In one Chroicocephalus ridibundus chromosome Z, bChrRid1.1, whole genome shotgun sequence genomic region, the following are encoded:
- the CZH5orf63 gene encoding glutaredoxin-like protein C5orf63 homolog, whose product MVLCFLSRTLQLARHSSSPLGRQLCSASANKPVLTLFTKKPCPLCDEAKEVLEAHKRRFVLQEVDITLPENSAWYDKYKYDIPVFHLNGKFLMKHQVDIQKFEDELTKLELQNDGNQ is encoded by the exons ATGGTGCTTTGTTTTCTGAGCAGAACACTGCAACTAGCAAGACATTCATCCAGTCCACTGGGGAGACAACTCTGTTCAGCCAGCGCAAATAAGCCAGTGTTGACTTTATTCACCAAG aaacCATGCCCACTATGTGATGAAGCAAAAGAAGTCCTTGAGGCACATAAGAGAAGG tttgTTTTACAGGAGGTGGATATTACCCTTCCAGAGAACTCGGCATGGTATGATAAATACAAATACGACATacctgtttttcatttaaatgggaAGTTCCTAATGAAGCATCAAGTAGACATTCAAAAGTTTGAGGATGAGCTTACAAAGCTGGAGTTGCAAAATGATGGAAACCAGTGA